The Streptomyces lienomycini sequence CGGCGCGGGTTGCCGCCGACGGCGGCGCCAAACGCCGGACCCGGTGTTTCCAAGGGTTCCGGGCCGTTTCCCGGGTGGGCCGCCGGGCACCCGTGGGCCGCCCCCCGCGACCGGTGGGGGCGGCGACGCGGAAGAGCACGGAGGTGCACGGACATGCCGGGACGACAGGAAGTCCCGTCGACCCTGGAGCGCTCCCCGCGGGAGGCGCGGCGGACCTGGATCGAGGCCCACGACTCGGCCGTTCGGGAGTACGGCGAGGGCGAGCGGGCCCACCGGGTGGCGTACGGGGCGCTGAAGCACACGTACGAGAAGGTCGGCGACCACTGGGAGCGCAAGGAGGGCGGCCGCAAGGGTCCCTCCGACCCCCGGTCCGGGCGGCCCCGCGGACGGGGCGGGCGCAGCGGCGAGGGCGTCGACGAGAAGGCGTCCAAGGAGCATCTGTACGGCGTCGCCCGGCGTCTGGGCGTCGAGGGCCGTTCGAAGATGTCGAAGGCGGATCTGCTCGCGGCGATCAGGAAGGCCAACCGTTCGCGGACGCGAGCGTCACGCTCGGAGTGAGCAGGTTGGCGGAGCGGGCCGGGGGTA is a genomic window containing:
- a CDS encoding ChaB family protein gives rise to the protein MPGRQEVPSTLERSPREARRTWIEAHDSAVREYGEGERAHRVAYGALKHTYEKVGDHWERKEGGRKGPSDPRSGRPRGRGGRSGEGVDEKASKEHLYGVARRLGVEGRSKMSKADLLAAIRKANRSRTRASRSE